Sequence from the Argentina anserina chromosome 7, drPotAnse1.1, whole genome shotgun sequence genome:
AGAATGGGTACACAAACTATCAATTAAGAGTCAGAAGCAGTGCACTTGATGATAGCAAGGATGTAGACTTTCATGCTAGCCTCTGATACACATGTGAAATAATGTACACCTTCAGTCAGAATATTGAAGTCACTTGAATATAAAAGCCAACATACTCCCTTTTAAGCAATAACTACTTCCTTGAGAGATTAAACTCGGGCGTAATTTTTCTCTCCTCTTAACTGCGTGCCATAACCTTTCTTTTGTAAGGTCATCTATCCGATGGATACTCACACAATCATCAGTTTGTCGCACCTCATATCTGGCTAGCTTAGAATTTAACTCATCGCCACCATCCGAGGAACAATGCTTACTGATGTTATCATTTCCAATTGGAGGAATCAGAATAAGACGGTAGATTGACTACTTCAGCACAAGTCTTTTCCCCAAGCCAGAAAATATCTTCCATCTTCTTCCCCGTTATGCTTAGCTTCTAATCCTTAGTGTCTGTTTCATTAACTGAAAGTAGACAGATAATAAAGTAACATCAAGCTTGATCCATACAAAGCCAAGAAACAAAGATTGAATACAAttgaaaaaagaacaaaaaaaattaagtaaaaggaaaacaaaggaTGCATTTGACTGGATAGATTGGTGGAAGCGGAAACACGAAAAAGGGACATTTGATTAGGGGAAGAGACATCAATCTGGAagcgaaataaaaaaataatataataaacaATCATACATTTTTGTTGATATTCTTTCGAGCCTGCCAGAACTCAGAATTTACCAAGGGGTGCTTCTAAATTACCCAGGAAATATCCAAGTACCAGCAAACttatttacatttataaaTATCTAATTAAACCACATAACTTCCCGATACCCAGCCAAAAAACACAGAGTGAAAGTTTTCCGGCGAAAGCACTGTAGGTGAGACATGAGATGGAGGACAAAACGATGCTATGGGTATTTGGTATTGGACCATAAGACCAAAGAAGTTATGATTTCGGTAATGGAAGTCAATTTCAGAGAAGGATTTCAGGTGAAGGTAAGGAGTAAGATAATCTTCAGAGGGTCTAGCAAAAGACAGACCAATTGTTGCTACcaaatataaaacaaatcCTCAGAAATGCCTACAAGAGAAAGTACAAATTCTAATATAATGCTATTCTCCCTCCTTTTCTCTATAAATAGCATATATAATAAAGGTTCAATCAAATTGAACATATGTAGGGCTTCTTcccacaaattcaatagatagTTTAGCATACCAAAGAGTCGTgataaaatgagaaaaaaaaaaaggaatgaaaCCCGGCAAAATTGAAGCGAGAGAATGTCAATTATTATGGGTATGAGTTAGGACATGACTTTTGCTGTATTCAATAAATGAAAAGTATCACTGGATATTTGTTCGGTGTAGATATAATATTCCTGGGTCTACTAAACTTTTGTCGGGGTACATTTAGAAACACTATTTACCAAGTTAATGCCAAATAGCTTTTGTTACCAACATCATTCTCTGCTATATGAATGACAtgtaaaaaatttcaaaaagaaTGGTTTGGGTACTTGGATGACCTATGTATGCTAAATGACGAATTTGTGTCTCAGCACCCTGTAAAACTGTGTGATTGAGTAATGTTTCAGCCTGAAATCGTAGAATATGGCTTTTAACTCGCCAAACTCATAGGTTTCTGTTGTCAGATCGAAACATGATTAATCATGAACCTCATCAAGCTAACTGATGGCAAAAGAACATGTAAAACACCAAGGGAACTCCATCATCTCAACTACCGGCAAGCCTACCCAAATCCAAATGGGAGTTGCTTTTTCttccaaaaaaagaaacaaaaataatgTAGAGATGGgaggttttgattttttttcatgctTTTGGGCAATGCTAGTATGTCAAAGAGAAGGTCGGCCTGGTGGCCAGTACATTTTATAGTCAACCCAAATCCAATGGCCCAGAACCAGATGTTCCATAGTGACCTGCAGTGTCCGCTTCTGGTTAAACCAGCACACCAATTAATCCCCTACGTCTACCTGACCACTTTTATTTTTAGAGGCCAAACCAACAGGTAAGCCATTCCAACCACCTGCTCTAAGTTACACAGCTCTAATGAAGCAAAGACCATGTGGCAATGGTGCACGAGGACATGTCACCAACACCTGAACCCAACCATGACTCCCTAATACTGACAAGTTTGGCATAGATGAGAAAGGTCCCTTCAACCACACCAACAGCAGTAGCTACCTAAACCAATGAACCCTTGAAAAAGGTAAACAGAAAGATCCTGCAGCATCAGTGATACTGGAGTGACAAACACTGTGCAATGCAGAGATTGCTGCTGAGTTCTCAATGAAATCAGAACTCAAGAAGTTCGCACCACCATTTGAAAACCTTACCCGTTTGTTTATAAAAGATGAATGCATAGATGATTTGTCTCAAAACATTTGGTGCTGGAAAGGGGGAATAGAGATGCTTTTGAAGCATCAATGCAGTGACGAGAGAAGGTACAGCTTTCTTGTGTGTGTTATGTAACATAAAAGTATGGTTGTACACGGCAATATCCTATCCAAAAATTCAAACAGATATCTCTTTTGATACTTATTGCATTCAAACTAATGTCTCATACCTATAGAACTGTGGGGGGAAAGAATATCAACAGCCTGAAATTGACTAAACTGTATTAACTACAATGTATAGAACATTTTTCTGATCTCAAGTGATTTATCTGTAACACTTTCACTGCATTTATACACTGCACATTACGCtgagaaaatcaaaacacCATGTGTCTGTCCTTTCTAATCTACAACATTTACATTCAAAGGAAGCAACAAAAGCACCAGATACCACAATTCACGAtacttgcaaaaaaaaaaatcccttAAATTTCTTGCTCCCATTTCTACCCCCAAAAACTCATAGCTAAATCTTTCCACCTTTATCTTTTCTTCATATTCAGTTCTCCCACGGTTCTGATTAGTATAAAgttctctcatattctaagCGAAAACAGTATGACAAAACTAATTCTGCAGAACACTTAGTCTTGAGCCATCTTAGATCTTAGAGATAaggaacaaaattgaaacaatgtACGAGGATGAGGATTTTGATGCAGGAGGatttgtaattaaaaaaagttTAAATACCTCTTAAATTGTTCCATGCCCCAAAACCTGTAGTTTTGAGACCCATCCTTGGGGTGACAAAAGGTTGTTTGCTTAGAGAGCAACATATTATGTCCTTCACCAGTGCAAATTTGAAGACCACAGGATTTGAGAAAAGATTCCAAATCTGATTCCTGAAGCAATATACATgtcaaatttaaaatataaataagattatatttatatattcagCTAATAGATATGAATTACAGTTATCGATAAACTACCTCCATAATCAGGATTTTGGATAAATGCGACAAAGGATATGGATGAAGCTTGTAGCCACAACTATTTATGCAGGACACGGCTAAAATTCGAACCTGTAGTAATTAAGAAACATGTCTTTTCAGAATAAATTACACTATTGGAAcgatcattttcattttccgTATTCCTAAAAGTCGGCAAAGCTAGTGAAATTGATATTCATAAGAAAGGTTATAAACTGAATTCTAACAGTCCAGTTTCATTAGTAGGACAAACATCCGAGGGTTCTATTCTCAGGAATTGTGACAGTCAAGAAGTGGATGCCAGGTTCAAGACTTTGGTGTACGCTTGGGTTCTCCCAGAGGATGTTAAAACTTTGAACATCTCCACAtaagttctttttttttcttaaagatCCCAGATAAGTTTGTTGgacttttcaaattttgaTCAATCCTCTCAATCAAACAGATTATCTCCTAGCAGGATTGCTTTTATAATTGCAAGCAATCCCTTCCTTTGTATGCAATGCCCTGAAGAGCTATTTCCACAAAGACGCAACAACTTTACAGTGCATGAAAACACGATCAACACTCTCCCCCTGTGAATCACACAACACACACAGAGTGACAGAGGGAGGAGAAGCAACAATTTCTCTCCTTAGTAGATCATTTCAAAAATTTGTCTCCATAAGCACATTGTAAAGGTACTTCTGAGCAGAGAATTTGTCAATCTTGGTCGCAAAGTTAGCCAACTGTTTCCCAAGGACATGTACCCTAATATGTGTTTTGATGCTTGTACGTTGATAGTTCCACATGGTTCATTAGTTTACACTTATTTtgcttcaaaaagaaaaaagaaaaagagtacCAACTGCCAGATGatttaaacaaaaaagtaTGGACCTGTCCTAGTGATCTTCCATAGAgtacaaaaaggaaaaaaaaaaaaagatagaaagtCATTTACCTCATCAATATAAGGCTCAATAATGCAGTATTGAAGATAAGATGCCTCGGCTGATACAGTACTTAAGAAACGTTTATAGTTACCCATCCGAAAATATCTGTTATGTAAACAGATTCAAGCCAAGAATTAAAAGCAGCACAGTTCAAGAACAAAGATAAGGAGGGAAAAACTTTTAACAAAACAGTCTAAAGGGAAGCGAAAATTACCGTAAAATCTTTCGGGAAAACTGCATTTCCTTTGACTTGATTAACGAAGAAGGCACGTGACTAAGCCACCAAGAAAGTGAATCCCCCTAGGACCAGAAGAGGCTACATTTAATATATAGAGGACTACATACAAGAAGCTATAAGAACTAAACGTAAATCAACATAGATGAATAGGGACCAACCATGGGCTGGCTATGAGAACCAAGATGAAGTAACACATAAAAGGAACAAAACTCAGCCTCGTTTTCATAAGTAGAATTGGAATGACGATTTGCATCATACAGATTAAATAGAGATGTCAAGGTCTTTGCAAGCTGCTCCATATTGAGGTGATGCATTGGAGAAGTATTTTGACTGCTGCAACCTCGAAGCTTATGAAGAGAAATTATATGAAACTTAACCTGTACAAAAAACACTAGATTAATAACTTCATTTGGAATTTCAAACCACTAAGAGCTCCAAATCCACAAAAGacaataaacaaataaaacaaaactatTATGCATATGTGTATTTTCACCATTATCtaaaaataacattttttcCCTACGTAGAAGCAAATGTACGTGTGTATTATCACTTATGTGTGATAAAATTATGATAAAGTGCATCCCCAAACTTCAACTAAATAATTTGTGCAAAACTCCTTAGGTGTGGCCAAGTTCCTGTAACACTATTAATTTtgccattttcttttttataaaaTGGAACTGAGAGAAGTGTGCTCTCATTGCGCGATTTGGCCAAAAACGTAACATACCATTTTCTGATACATGTGAATAGCTTTCTCCCCAACAATACACTGCATGCTCAGATCCTGCCTTATGGACCTCGTCCGGTCGAAGAGGAATTCATGAACCACTTCAAAAGGATAGTCTCTCGAATCGAACAACTTCAAGAGGTAATCCAAAGTCTCCTCCAACACAGGCGGCGGCCGAACATCCGACGGTTCGACTTGTTTGGAAGTCATAGTTCTGCAAAACTAGACAGCAACAGAACAATGTCGGTTGTTATCATTCATTCAACTGCAAACAAACAGAGATGAAAGGGTAAAAAGAAGGGGGAAAAGTTACTTTTTTAACTGCAATGGATGGGGAAGAGAGAGCTGGATTGGCATTAACCCTCTCAAAGGGAGCTAAATCGCCAAGCCTTTCACGCTGTGCTCTTTCTGCTTCTGTattattattacaaaccaatcAGTCAATCATCATCATCGACAGGAATTAGGTTTCGGAGATTTGATTGGTTCACTAACCTGGGCACATCAGAGTGCAGGTGCCGACTATGGGAGGAACATCGGAAACGGCGCCGTGTTGTAGTTTGCCGGCGGAGGAGGGGGATCTTGATCCccgagaagaagaagaagaagaagaagaagaagaagaagaatgatatCGACGCGGTCGTCTATCCATGCCCAGGTTGCTCTCTCAGCTCTCTGCTTCTCCCTCTCTAACAACAAGACTCAATTTTTACGACGACACTCCATTTTCAACTACTCAACTACCtctaaattaatttattaattatttttttcttgggAAAAAATTTGATTTGGTGCGTTGCCAAGAATATCCTTTGGGTGGTATTTTCTAAGGGAGGAAAAATAACTACTTTAATGTAAAAATGTTATCATTGGCCCCAAAAATATAATGTTGGTTCAGTTAAGAGCGGGTACGCGACTGGGAACGAATCCATCTGAAAACGAATTATGGGTTGCAACCTAAACAACACTTCTTTTAATTTCCTATATATTATACGCCGGTGGCAATTTGAACAGTGTGGCTACAGTCGCGCTACAGTACTCGGCTACAGTGAGCAACAGTCCGGGTTGGGCTTTTTGTTTGGGCTGTAGATTTATGTTAGGGGGTATATTTTCTTGCTGCCGTGTCAGATCCCCTCTCTCTCCGTTTTGGTCATCATCTTTGATATATCTTCGTCAATAGTGTGGTTTGGTTGGTAGAGTTTGCCTCTGCGCTCAAGACCAAAAAGGTAAGACTTTGCCGCTATCCTTTTACGATCGGGAGGGGGATCGAGGTTGTAAGACCAATAttgatgtttgtttttttttttcggttcaTTTTGGGTTGGTAGGTGTTTTCCGTTATTTGTTTGGGTTGATTGCCTTCTAATCTGTTCCTGTTATTTCTTTAGGTTTGTTATTTTCCTTTGGGTATCTGATATTGTTTGGATGATTTggtctttctttgtttttgtgcATTTTCTTAGACTCAGCTGAATTTTGGAAACGGTACAATCATTACTTCAAGGTAAGGTCTTAAGCGATCCTCCTTTTAGTATTAAGTTAAATTCGTTATCCaatattttggtttttttttttgctgggTTTAGTTTTATGTTCGAGGTTTGATTTCTAAAGCGCTCCCCGAACGTTCAGCTCCTAGCAATGGATTTGGTTTAATTCGGCCTTTAGTGGACAAGATATTGATTTGGATTTTATATCTGACGTAAAGTATTGTCTGGTCTTTGTTCGCTATTGTTTGCTGTACTTCAATCGaatttgtttttaactttgttTTGGTAGCTGCATGGATTACAACTTGGGGTAAGACAAAAGTTTCTGTAGATTCTGgtgataaattatatttttggaTTTTCAGGTGTGTGCAAAGTAGAAAAGTAATTTAAGTTTGTTGGGTTGCAGCTGTTTGGATCATTTAACTGGCATGGTGAGTTTAATTCTGctcttttgttttggtttcagATTGcttattgatgatgaaaatatgTTTTGATATTTTGCTCATGGAAGAACAAGAAGGTATGTGTattcaatttaattttttttattgtcatTCTAGAAATTGGTGAGTGTAATTTGAGATTGATGAGATCTGATAGGATTAGTTTTGGACTGGGATGGTCTTTTATTACAAGTTGATAAGTATCCTAGCCtaacaaacaatcaaattcaagctCAAGAATTGATTGATCAATCTATTTGTGGCTACTCTATTAAAATTATACGCTTTAAATCTGTTTGTGGGTTTTTTCAAAGATATGCCACACATATAAAAGAGGTTGACAAAGTATGAATTTTGTCAGTCCATGACAAAGTATGCCCCATTTGGCATACAAAAGTAAAACCATTGTCCCACATCAGGATTTGGGTTCGGACTATCTTTGcacatttgttttctttgtgcATGTCTTCAAGAAGAGGACAAGAGAGGTGATTATAGGATTTGATTTGCTGGGCTTCCTAATCTTCAGTTATAATAGAATTGATGTTTTTCTGAGCTGGCTGCAGTTATGATTATACTGCATATAGATTGGGTTGGGTTTCGTCAACTAcgcatatataaaaataactaATTGTTAGCAGTCTGTTTAATCGATTTTTGTTGGCTAGACACAAGACTTCTTCTGTATGCATGACTACTTGCTGCATCAGTTAGTCTTGGCTTTTGCTCTTAATTGAGTAAGCACCATCTCGGCTAACTTTAATTAGGAAAAAGACTATTTTGGAAATTTACTACTCGCGCTTGCTATAGAGATACTTGAAGATTTTAGAAAATATCTTCTTCTCAGGAAAAGATAAAGTTATATAGTTGTTTTACCTTCTGGATTTCTTGGTGGGGTTAGGAACCAGGTATATTTCCTAACATTTCTGATTCTCATGCTCATGGCTTTAGGGGAATAACTTATACTTCTTTGTTCTGAACTATTTAGTAATCTAGAAACCCCAGTTTTCCATAAATAAGCCCAGGCAAGAGGTACCTCATTGACCAACTGTTCTTGAAGATGGACTAACCTTTTGTTCTTTATTTATAGAAGATTCAAGCGCTATGTTTTCATATGTGGCGAATTACAATCATTGTTTAGGGTTTTTGTATGTATTTAATTAGTTATTGTTGTATATATGTACTAAACTCTATATAGTTAGAGTGTAGGGGAATCAAATTATTGGGTTTGCATCTATTTAGATTGTGAGTTTCAGTTACTTTTAGAACCATTCTGTGGTGCTAATAAGTTTTCTTTGGAAATTTATATTCATCCCTAGGTAATTTCTGAGTTTGAGGAGATATGGCATGTCTTGCATAAAGTGCAAGAGTTTTTGGGTTATTTTAGTCCATATTCATCACTAGGTAATTACAAATGCTATTAGTCTGTTCCATCCTGCAACTCTTTTTGATAAAGAAGCTGCACACCTTCTGCTGCTTCCATCTGTTCAGGTGTTTAATCTGTTTTTTCATGGTAATCTGTATAAAACCTTCAATGCAGAATGAAGACTAATAATACGGAACTGATAAATGAAAAAAGTTTTGTTTAGTTACTTTTTACGGTTTTACATAAAGATTatcaaaaagaaattacaaaCTAATGCATGGGGGAGAGGATGGAGGAGGGGGAGGAAGATGGGCAGGGATCTTCTTATTGGAAAATAGTTTTAATTATTTGATATTGGAGTTGGGGTCTCTTGGACACTATTCATTGAAAAGATTTTACAAAAATCTAATCATTTGTAAGTTAGCAGCCATCAGTCTGTTAATGTTGTTATTACCACATAAATCAATGAATTCAGCAGCCATCAGTCTATAACTTGATTCACTCCACTTGGTTACTTCATATCACACACCCTTTTTTACTCATTTGGTCATTTGCAAGCTTTCCAGTTTCAATGTTGTTATTTGCTTGGTTACTTTTGTTCATATACATGAGAATGCGATGAACATGTTGCTGAAGTACTGATGTAACTATTGAAAACTATCcgtattttatttaaaatagaaAACCAAACTGCAGTTTGGCCCTTATAATTTCTTAATAGtctaattttagttttttggTGTTCTTAGAATGTTAGGTTGCCTTCTTCAGTTTTTTGTTGAATTGTATAGAAGAGAGAACTGATAGTCTTTGGTTCTATTTTTCactttttgtgtttttaagtCTCCTTTTTTGTGGCTTCACTGGATTTTTTGAAAGTTGAACTTTAAGCAAGAAGGTCAACCTTACAGACTTCGTATTTTTGTCGCGATCCAAGATGAAGATATCTTTGTCATCTAGGTTGATCTTCTCTCACCATCACAGATTTTTACTTCATTGGATTTATGAGACATAACTTTTGTTTGTGGAGTGATGCCAAATAaagtttattaatttagcATTTTCATATAGCATATAAGTATTTtgtcctaatttttttttttgaatttacaGGAGATAAGTCATTGAGCAAAGGGGAAGAGAATTGCTTCATGTGTTGGTCCCTTGCTTCATACAAATATGAGATGTATAAATATAGTAGTTACTTTTTAGAAACCAAGTAGCACATCCATAAAATTTATGTTAACATCCTAAAATTTGGCTATTGATGGTCTATTACTGAGCTTCCAAGTTTGGAAGATAATTTACCCGCAGCTACAATAGCTGTGATGGCTACAGTGCTGGTCTAGGCCGGGTTGGGGCTCAATTTTTGGGCTTTAGGTTATATGGTTGTCAGGTTTTGTTAACCTATTTCAATTACTAGCCCTTCTCTTTCTCACAAATGCTGAACGTCGTCTTTCCAATTTCTTCCATAGTTTGCCCATCTCAAATTTACATTTCCATAAGTTCCATTTTTCATCCAAGAAGCCGCAGCAAAGCGCGGCCTTGCTGACTAGTATACCCTATTTGCACAGTTGTGAATAATAAATTGTAGCAAGTTTAATTGGTTTAATTAAGATCTTCATAGTCTCCACTAATGACCCGAGTTAAAATCCTCCGTATCGTAAAATA
This genomic interval carries:
- the LOC126803244 gene encoding SAC3 family protein C isoform X2, which encodes MDRRPRRYHSSSSSSSSSSSSRGSRSPSSAGKLQHGAVSDVPPIVGTCTLMCPEAERAQRERLGDLAPFERVNANPALSSPSIAVKKFCRTMTSKQVEPSDVRPPPVLEETLDYLLKLFDSRDYPFEVVHEFLFDRTRSIRQDLSMQCIVGEKAIHMYQKMVKFHIISLHKLRGCSSQNTSPMHHLNMEQLAKTLTSLFNLYDANRHSNSTYENEAEFCSFYVLLHLGSHSQPMGDSLSWWLSHVPSSLIKSKEMQFSRKILRYFRMGNYKRFLSTVSAEASYLQYCIIEPYIDEVRILAVSCINSCGYKLHPYPLSHLSKILIMEESDLESFLKSCGLQICTGEGHNMLLSKQTTFCHPKDGSQNYRFWGMEQFKS
- the LOC126803244 gene encoding SAC3 family protein C isoform X1: MDRRPRRYHSSSSSSSSSSSSRGSRSPSSAGKLQHGAVSDVPPIVGTCTLMCPEAERAQRERLGDLAPFERVNANPALSSPSIAVKKFCRTMTSKQVEPSDVRPPPVLEETLDYLLKLFDSRDYPFEVVHEFLFDRTRSIRQDLSMQCIVGEKAIHMYQKMVKFHIISLHKLRGCSSQNTSPMHHLNMEQLAKTLTSLFNLYDANRHSNSTYENEAEFCSFYVLLHLGSHSQPMGDSLSWWLSHVPSSLIKSKEMQFSRKILRYFRMGNYKRFLSTVSAEASYLQYCIIEPYIDEVRILAVSCINSCGYKLHPYPLSHLSKILIMEESDLESFLKSCGLQICTGEGHNMLLSKQTTFCHPKDGSQNYRFWGMEQFKRYLNFF